CGATACTTCGCCCGACTTCACCTATCCACACAACGCCGACGAACTCGCTTATGGCATTCGCGGCGAACTGTTTCAGCCGTTGGCGCGCGAAACCGTTACGGTTCGCCACGCGGTAAGTGATACGGCCGTGCCCTACCGTCAGTACGGCTCGTTTCTGTTCGGCAACAACGTGGGCGGCGCGGGTATTCACTGGAACGGCCAGCACTACCGGCCCTCGCCCGAAGACCTGGAGATCCACAGCCACATCAGCAAGCGCTACGGGCAGAAGTTCATGCCTGACGACATGCAGATCCAGGATTACGGCGTCGCCTACGACGAGCTGGAACCCTACCTGGAGCAATTCGAATATCTGTGCGGTACCTCCGGCACGGCAGGCAACCTCAACGGCGATATCAAGCCGGGCGGCAATCCGTTCGAAGGTGCGCGCAAGAAGCCGTATCCCAACCCGGCCGTGGCCGACACCTACGGAGCGAAACTGTTCGCCGATGCGGCGCGCGCGGTCGGCTACCACCCGTTTCCGCAGCCCTCTGATAACGCCTCACGCCCGTATACCAATCCGCACGGCGTCCGGCTGGGGCCGTGCAACTTGTGTGGCTATTGCGAGCGCTTCGGTTGCTTCATGTACTCCAAGGCGTCGCCACAGACGACCATCCTGCCCGTGCTGATGCGCAAGCCGAACTTCGAGCTGCGTACGCATAGCCACGTCACCAAGATCAACCTCGATTCCAGCGGCAAGCGTGCCACGGGCGTCACCTATATCGACGCGCAGGGCCAACAGGTGGAACAGCCAGCGGATCTAGTGATCGTCTCGGCGTTCCAGATGCACAACGTGCGCCTGATGCTGCTCTCGGGTATCGGCACGCCGTACGACCCAAGCACCGGCAAGGGTGTGATCGGCAAGAACTACGCGTACCAGATGATGAGCAGCATCGGCGTGTTCTTCGACAAGGACGTGGCGATCAACCCCTTCATCGGCGGCGGCTCGGGGGGCGTGCAGATCGTCGACGATTTCAACTCCGACCATTTCGACCACGGGCCGCATGGTTTCGTCGGCGGTGCCTACATCTATGGTGGACAGACGGGCGGGCGCCCGATCCAGCAATTGATCGTGCCGCCGGGCACACCGTCCTGGGGCGCGGGATGGAAGAAGGCCGCCAAGGACAATTACCTGCATGCCACCACCGTGGCCACGCATGGTTCGGTGATGTCCTATCGCGATCGCTACCTGGATCTAGACCCCACCTACAAGGACGCTTTCGGCCTGCCCCTGCTGCGCATCACCTTCGACTGGCACGACAACGAATACAAGATGTCCCAGTTCGTGACGGAGCGCGCGCAGGAAATCGTCAAGCAGATGAACCCCAAGGCGACGTCGCTGACGCTGCGCAAACCGGGGGACCATTACGACATCCGGCAATACCAGACCACGCACACCACCGGCGGCGTGATCCAGGGAGCATCGCCCGACACCAGCGCGCTCAACCGCTTTCAACAGAGTTGGGACGTATCCAACGTGTTTGTCACGGGCGCGTCGGCGTTCCCGCAGAACTTGGGCTATAACCCGACGGGCCTCATCGGCGGCCTCACCTATATGTCCGTCAAGGCCATTCGTGAGACCTACCTCAAGCAACCCGGTCCTCTGGTGCAGGCATGAACACCTTTGGCAAGCCTCGTCGTCGTAGCGGAGGCGGCCTGTTGCGCCTCATCGTCGTGCTTATCGTACTGGTGGTGATCGCGTGGGCGGTCGCCATGCTGTTTCCTGGCGGTGGTGGCGATCCCGCTGCCAAGGCACCGGAGGCCACGACTGACCAGATCAAGCAAGGCGAATACCTTGCACGCGTCGGTGATTGCGCAGCCTGCCATACCGCACCGGGCGGCCAGCCGTTCGCGGGCGGGCTGGCCATTGCCTCACCCATTGGCACCATCTACAGCAACAACATCACGCCCGATCCGGATACCGGCATCGGCAAGTTCACCTATGGGCAGTTCGAGCGCGCGGTGCGGCGCGGTATCGACGACGAGGGCCACACGCTGTATCCGGCCATGCCGTATCCCTCGTACGCGAAAGTCAACGACCAGGATATCCAGGCGCTGTACGCATACTTCATGCACGGCGTGCAGCCGGTGAAGCAGGAGAACAAAGCGGAAGGCATCGTGTGGCCGCTTTCCATGCGCTGGCCGCTCACTTACTGGCGCTGGTTGTTCGCGCCCAAGGTGACGCCGGTGGAGACGGCCGCCACAGGCGATGCCACGCTCGCGCGCGGTCAGTATCTGGTGGAAGGCCTGGGCCATTGCGGCGCCTGCCACACGCCGCGTTCGTTCACCCTGCAAGAGAAGGCGCTGGGCCCCAACCAAGGCACGGCCTACCTGAGTGGTGGCGAGAGCGACAACTGGGTTGCACCCAGCCTGCGCGGCGAACTCGCCAGCGGCCTGGGCAGCGTAAGCGAGGAAGAGATCGGCGTGCTGCTCAAGAGCGGACGCTCCGAACGCAGCGCTGTGTTCGGCGGCATGAGCGACGTGGTCGAGCACAGCACGCAATACATGAGCGACCCGGACCTTGCCGCCATCGCGCACTTCCTCAAGTCACTGCCTCCCGCACGCGAGGAACAGGCGGTGACCTACAGCGACGCCACGCACACGGCACTGAGCAGCGGCAATGTGAGCGCCTCGGGCGCGCAGCTTTATGTGGACAACTGCGCCACCTGCCACCGCACGGATGGGCATGGCTATGGACAGGTGTACCCCGCACTGGCCGGCAACCCCGTGCTCAATGGTGAGAACGCGGGCTCAGCCGTTCGTCTGGTACTGCACGGCGGCACCATGCCGTCGGGTCGCGACGCCCCCACGCAGTTCACCATGCCTGCTTTCCGCGAACGCCTGAACAACCAGCAGATCGCCGACATCCTTAGCTTCGTGCGTTCGAGCTGGGGTAACCATGGCGGCGCGGTGTCCGCACAGGATGTGGCGCGGCTGCGCGATCTGCCGCCCGCGGGGCAGCCCTTGATGACCGGCTACGATCCACGCCAGCACGGATCGGACGCGCCCGGCCCCAATGCCGAGGATCAGGCCGGCACGCCGGTGACGAACAAGTAGGCCTTTCCGTGGCGACGCTCAGCGCTCCGCCACGGGTTCGCTACCGGCATCACTGCCCGACCATCCACCACCGAGCGCGCGAAACGTGGCGACAGCGGCGCGGGCATCGTCGGCGTGCACGCGTGCGAGCTCATCGCGCGAGGTGAGTAGCTGGCGATCTTCGTCCAGCACTTCGATCAGGCTGATGGCGCCGCCTTTGTAGGCATCTTGTGCGGCGGCGCGTGCCACTTCGTGTGCCTTCACTTCGTCGGTCAGGTCGCGGTGCTGCGCTTCCAGTTCGGCCAGCGAAACGATGGCGTTCTCCACGTCTTCGGTGGCGCGCAGCATGGACTGGCGATACAGCGCGAGCGCTTCGGCGTTGGCGCCCTTGGCCTGCGCTACCTCCGCGTCGACACGTCCAAAGTCGAACAAGCGCCAGTGCAGACCGAGCACAGCCTGCGGCTGGAAGGCCTGCGAGGAAAACAGCGAGCCACTGTGCAGGCTATCGAAGCCGAGCAGGCCGCCTAGCGATATCTTGGGGTAGTACTCGGCCACGGCGACGCCGATGCGCGCATTGGATGCGGCAAGACGGCGCTCGGCGGCGATCACATCGGGACGACGGCGCAGCAGCATCGCCGGACCACCGTCGGTGGTGATGGCGGGCACGCTATAGGTTTGCGGGCTGTCCTTCAGTTCGGTGGCATAGGTGCCGGGCGCGGCCCCCATCAGCACGTCGAGGCGATTGAGTTGCTGCGCCAGCGTGGTGCGCAGTGGCGGCAACGTGGCCTTCGCCTGCAGGACCAGCGCCTGTGCCTGCGCTACTTCGCGCGAGGTGGCAAGACCGCCGGCCAGGCGCACCTTCACCAGCTCCAGCAACTGCGTTTCCGTGTCGAGCTGCTGTTGTGCGAGGCGGATGCGTTCCTGCGCGCCGCGCACCTGGAAATAGCTGTCAGCCGCTTCGGCGGCGACAGAGATGCGCACGCCATCCTGATTTGCCTCCGCCGCTTGCGCCTCGGCATCGGCGGCTTCCGCACCGCGATGCAGGCCGCCGGCGAGATCCAATTCCCAGCTCGCGCCCACACCGATGTTCTCCAGCGTCTGTGTGCGTTTGTAGCCGGGATACTGGCTGGCGATCTCGCCCAACGGGCTCTTGGTGGATTGGTATAGCTGCGTGACCTGCCCGTCGAGGCTGCCTTGCGGTGCGAGCTGCGCACCTGCTTCGCGCGCGGCGGCGCGCGCTTGATCCACGCGCGCCACGGCGGCAGCGAGGTCGAGGTTCTGCGCCATGACGCGGCCGATGATGCGCGTGAGTTCGGGATCATCAAAACCCTTCCACCACACATCAAGCGTAGGCGCGACACGCACCGCCTCGCGCGCCTCCAACTGGGCGTGGCTTGCATACTGGGTGTTGGATTCGATGTCCGGGCGCACGTAATCAGGGCCGACCGTACAGCCGGCCAACCCCACCATCGCCGCGCCGATCGCCACCATGCGCAGGGTGAAACGACGCGACGATAAGCGTGACACGCCGACATGGGACGAAAGCGAAGTGTTCATCGTGATATCTCGAGAAGAGAAAGGGGTTCAGTGCGCATCCGCGGAGGGGCCGGCCGGCGGCGCCACTTTGCGCATCAGCGGCACCATGGCCGTGGCGATGACGAAGCACAGCCCGATGGCGAGAAACGCGTCGGCGTAGGACAAGGTCTGCGCCTCGCGATAAGTCAGTTGCCACAGTTGGTGCAGCGATCCGTCAACGTCACCCTGCCCCAGTTCGGCCAGATGCGCGTTGGTTTGCGCCAGCCAGCCATTCATCGCTTCATTGCTGGTGTTGAGGTGTTCTGCCAACCGGTAGAAATGCAGGTTGGTGCGGTCGTTTAGGATGGTTGCGCATACGGCAATGCCGATGGCGCCACCCAGGTTGCGCATCAGGTTGAACAGGCCCGAGGCCAGCCTTAGCCGTGCGGGTGCGAGACTACCGAGCGTCAACGTGACAGCCGGCGGCACAGCGAGCTGTTGCGCCATGCCGCGCAAGGCTTGTGGCAGGAGCAGTTCATGCGCGCCCCAGTCGTGGGTGATGGGCGAGAAGTCCCACATCGACACCGCAAACAGCGCGAGCCCCACCATCATGATCCAGCGCAAGTCGTAGCGTCGTGCCAGGAATGCATACAACGGAATGCTCAAGATCTGGAACACACCGGTGGAGAAGATCGCCTCGCCGATCTGCAGCGCGCTGTAACCGCGCACGCGTCCGAGGAACAGCGGCGTGAGATAGATGGTGGAGAACAGGCCAATGCCGGTGACAAAGGAGAAGAACGAGCCGAGCGCAAAGTTGCGGTCGCGCAATGCACTCAAATCCACCACCGGGTGTTCGTAGGTGAGGCTGCGCGCCACGAAAGCCACGCCCGCCAGGCCGGACACCCATGCATTGGCGAGGATGACCTGGTCGCTGAACCAGTTCCAGCGCGGACCCTCTTCCAGCGTGTATTCCAGGCAACCGAGGAAAAGGGCAAGCAACACCATGCCGAGGTAGTCGGCGTTGCGTAGCAGTGAGACATCGGGGCGATCGATGTTCACCAACATGGGCACGGCCACGGTGACGAAGATGCCGGGTACGAGGTTGATGAAGAACAACCAGTGCCACGAGCTGTTGTCGGTGATCCAACCACCCAGCGTGGGCCCTAACGTGGGTGCGAGCGAAGCGATGGCGCCGATGGTGGCCGCCGCAATCACGCGCTGCTTGTTATGGAAGAACACGAACGCGGTGGTAAATACGGTGGGGATCATCGAGCCGCCAAGGAACCCTTGCAGCGCGCGGAACACGATCATGCTCTTGATGTCCCAGGCGACGCCACACAGCATGCTGGTGATGGTGAAGCCGGCGGCGGAGGCGGCAAACAGCCAGCGTGTGGACATCACGCGCGACAGCCAACCGGAGAGCGGAATCACTACGATCTCGGCGATCAGGTAACTGGTTTGCACCCACGCCGTTTCATCTGTACCGGCGGACAGCCCACCGCCGATGTCGCGCAGCGACGCGGACACGATCTGGATGTCCAGCAATGCGATGAACATGCCTACGCACATGGTTGCGAAGGCGAAGATCTTCTGTGACGTACTCAAGGCCGCTGGATCGATCGGCGCGGAGAACGGCATGCGGCCGGCGATGGCGTTCATGGCGTGCCTACGCCACCACGCGTGTCCACGTTTGCGATCACCGAAAGACCCGGGCGCAGCGTACCGAGTTCACCGTCCTTGTCATCCAGCACCACGCGCACCGGCACGCGCTGCACCACTTTGGTGAAGTTGCCGGTGGCGTTCTCGGGCGGCAACACGCTGAACTGCGCACCGGTGGCAGGCGCGAGGCTGGCCAGATGACCACGGAACACGCGTCCCGGCAGAACATCCGCGCGAATCTCGACCGACTGCCCTGCGTGCATGCGTGCGAGTTGGTCTTCCTTGAAGTTGGCGTCTACCCACAGGCCGCGAGCCGGCACTACCGACAACAGTTGCGTGCCGGCTGCCGCGTAGGCGCCCGTGCGGGCGCGGCGATTGCCGACCACGCCGTCGACCGGCGCGCGCAGCTCGGTGTATCCCTCATTGAGGCGAGCGATGTCCTGCTCGGCTTTGGCCTGTTGCAAGGCTGCCCTCGCCTGCTGCTTTTGCGATTCGATGACG
This genomic window from Dyella terrae contains:
- a CDS encoding GMC family oxidoreductase, whose amino-acid sequence is MIRMKPVDIVIVGFGWTGAIMGIELADTGLKILALERGAYRDTSPDFTYPHNADELAYGIRGELFQPLARETVTVRHAVSDTAVPYRQYGSFLFGNNVGGAGIHWNGQHYRPSPEDLEIHSHISKRYGQKFMPDDMQIQDYGVAYDELEPYLEQFEYLCGTSGTAGNLNGDIKPGGNPFEGARKKPYPNPAVADTYGAKLFADAARAVGYHPFPQPSDNASRPYTNPHGVRLGPCNLCGYCERFGCFMYSKASPQTTILPVLMRKPNFELRTHSHVTKINLDSSGKRATGVTYIDAQGQQVEQPADLVIVSAFQMHNVRLMLLSGIGTPYDPSTGKGVIGKNYAYQMMSSIGVFFDKDVAINPFIGGGSGGVQIVDDFNSDHFDHGPHGFVGGAYIYGGQTGGRPIQQLIVPPGTPSWGAGWKKAAKDNYLHATTVATHGSVMSYRDRYLDLDPTYKDAFGLPLLRITFDWHDNEYKMSQFVTERAQEIVKQMNPKATSLTLRKPGDHYDIRQYQTTHTTGGVIQGASPDTSALNRFQQSWDVSNVFVTGASAFPQNLGYNPTGLIGGLTYMSVKAIRETYLKQPGPLVQA
- a CDS encoding cytochrome c, whose protein sequence is MNTFGKPRRRSGGGLLRLIVVLIVLVVIAWAVAMLFPGGGGDPAAKAPEATTDQIKQGEYLARVGDCAACHTAPGGQPFAGGLAIASPIGTIYSNNITPDPDTGIGKFTYGQFERAVRRGIDDEGHTLYPAMPYPSYAKVNDQDIQALYAYFMHGVQPVKQENKAEGIVWPLSMRWPLTYWRWLFAPKVTPVETAATGDATLARGQYLVEGLGHCGACHTPRSFTLQEKALGPNQGTAYLSGGESDNWVAPSLRGELASGLGSVSEEEIGVLLKSGRSERSAVFGGMSDVVEHSTQYMSDPDLAAIAHFLKSLPPAREEQAVTYSDATHTALSSGNVSASGAQLYVDNCATCHRTDGHGYGQVYPALAGNPVLNGENAGSAVRLVLHGGTMPSGRDAPTQFTMPAFRERLNNQQIADILSFVRSSWGNHGGAVSAQDVARLRDLPPAGQPLMTGYDPRQHGSDAPGPNAEDQAGTPVTNK
- a CDS encoding efflux transporter outer membrane subunit yields the protein MNTSLSSHVGVSRLSSRRFTLRMVAIGAAMVGLAGCTVGPDYVRPDIESNTQYASHAQLEAREAVRVAPTLDVWWKGFDDPELTRIIGRVMAQNLDLAAAVARVDQARAAAREAGAQLAPQGSLDGQVTQLYQSTKSPLGEIASQYPGYKRTQTLENIGVGASWELDLAGGLHRGAEAADAEAQAAEANQDGVRISVAAEAADSYFQVRGAQERIRLAQQQLDTETQLLELVKVRLAGGLATSREVAQAQALVLQAKATLPPLRTTLAQQLNRLDVLMGAAPGTYATELKDSPQTYSVPAITTDGGPAMLLRRRPDVIAAERRLAASNARIGVAVAEYYPKISLGGLLGFDSLHSGSLFSSQAFQPQAVLGLHWRLFDFGRVDAEVAQAKGANAEALALYRQSMLRATEDVENAIVSLAELEAQHRDLTDEVKAHEVARAAAQDAYKGGAISLIEVLDEDRQLLTSRDELARVHADDARAAVATFRALGGGWSGSDAGSEPVAER
- a CDS encoding DHA2 family efflux MFS transporter permease subunit produces the protein MNAIAGRMPFSAPIDPAALSTSQKIFAFATMCVGMFIALLDIQIVSASLRDIGGGLSAGTDETAWVQTSYLIAEIVVIPLSGWLSRVMSTRWLFAASAAGFTITSMLCGVAWDIKSMIVFRALQGFLGGSMIPTVFTTAFVFFHNKQRVIAAATIGAIASLAPTLGPTLGGWITDNSSWHWLFFINLVPGIFVTVAVPMLVNIDRPDVSLLRNADYLGMVLLALFLGCLEYTLEEGPRWNWFSDQVILANAWVSGLAGVAFVARSLTYEHPVVDLSALRDRNFALGSFFSFVTGIGLFSTIYLTPLFLGRVRGYSALQIGEAIFSTGVFQILSIPLYAFLARRYDLRWIMMVGLALFAVSMWDFSPITHDWGAHELLLPQALRGMAQQLAVPPAVTLTLGSLAPARLRLASGLFNLMRNLGGAIGIAVCATILNDRTNLHFYRLAEHLNTSNEAMNGWLAQTNAHLAELGQGDVDGSLHQLWQLTYREAQTLSYADAFLAIGLCFVIATAMVPLMRKVAPPAGPSADAH